The Dehalococcoidia bacterium genome window below encodes:
- a CDS encoding chemotaxis protein CheD, protein MQIMIEVGMGKGIVASAPQVVSCLGIGSCVVIILYDAKRRIGGVAHIMLPDSNSLHNHYPPYQCADTAIATLLRRLRSMGAAQQDVVARMIGGARMFACSNGSGPGIGEQNIGSLRQILGREQIPLSGEEVGGSYGRNIEFYLDSGRVIVTTAGEKEDVEL, encoded by the coding sequence ATGCAGATCATGATTGAGGTCGGTATGGGAAAAGGGATTGTGGCAAGCGCCCCGCAAGTTGTTTCCTGTTTGGGGATCGGCTCTTGCGTGGTGATAATCCTTTACGATGCCAAGCGGAGGATAGGTGGGGTGGCTCACATTATGCTGCCCGATTCCAACAGCCTCCATAATCACTATCCCCCATACCAGTGTGCCGATACGGCGATTGCCACCTTGCTCAGGAGATTGCGCAGCATGGGAGCGGCGCAGCAGGACGTGGTGGCCAGGATGATAGGCGGCGCCCGGATGTTCGCCTGCAGCAACGGCTCAGGCCCGGGTATCGGAGAACAGAACATCGGTAGCCTCAGGCAAATACTGGGCAGGGAGCAAATACCGCTGAGCGGGGAGGAAGTTGGCGGCAGCTACGGACGTAATATCGAGTTTTACCTGGATTCGGGCAGGGTGATTGTAACAACCGCCGGGGAAAAAGAGGATGTGGAGCTATGA
- a CDS encoding chemotaxis protein CheC — protein sequence MNNKTPFLSSEQLDFLEEMMNVGAGNAATALTQMLQRNVEMIIPKVIIAKPTDKVSILENPSLPVVCVKMDMINDVKGSLFFIVPEEQKSMLIRLAKEVMLGAGKFWRTGEADSKSMDLSLIIEMGNIVAGVYLTAVHDFCKLNIYHTVPILAIDMIQALLDESLGRLTHQIQHIIVIENEFRIEERQIRTFLLMVPEANSIKVLADSIGQARTAMLNIGG from the coding sequence ATGAATAACAAAACCCCATTTCTATCCAGCGAGCAACTTGATTTCCTGGAGGAGATGATGAACGTCGGAGCGGGGAACGCTGCCACCGCGCTGACGCAGATGCTTCAGCGCAATGTGGAAATGATTATACCCAAAGTCATCATTGCCAAACCTACGGACAAGGTTTCGATTCTGGAAAACCCCTCTCTGCCGGTGGTATGCGTCAAGATGGATATGATCAATGATGTCAAAGGAAGCCTGTTTTTTATTGTGCCGGAAGAACAGAAAAGCATGTTGATCCGTTTGGCAAAAGAGGTAATGCTGGGAGCCGGTAAGTTTTGGAGGACAGGAGAGGCAGATTCCAAATCCATGGATTTATCCTTAATTATCGAGATGGGCAATATTGTGGCCGGAGTCTATCTGACGGCAGTCCACGACTTCTGCAAGCTGAATATTTATCATACGGTCCCGATACTGGCTATTGATATGATTCAGGCCCTCCTGGATGAAAGTCTGGGCAGGCTGACCCACCAGATTCAGCATATCATCGTGATTGAAAACGAATTCCGGATAGAAGAGCGCCAGATCAGGACCTTTCTGCTGATGGTTCCCGAAGCCAATTCGATAAAAGTACTGGCCGACTCAATCGGACAGGCCAGGACGGCCATGCTCAATATCGGGGGATGA